Proteins encoded together in one Lathyrus oleraceus cultivar Zhongwan6 chromosome 5, CAAS_Psat_ZW6_1.0, whole genome shotgun sequence window:
- the LOC127085967 gene encoding uncharacterized protein LOC127085967 isoform X1, with amino-acid sequence MPAVKMVAKSPITCKRDGKYPRVSHKSNRICHRVCKRPRSMVGVTNEVENLDLSSQIPCNGDKESPKEGNNEEHQMSSNIDTYVGQNGLSFNGCAELVVETQDSFPVSVPAISDSDALLAYFYRSDDNLFDGVNGDEINTQPDQVDANNFSNFQTPYMLDLYMDEACLDGFSFDGMNLFDDSLYYSILNDLELFETNMMYDLPALEDTIGAPNYQYVESSEEVHEQIPDSSWFNSICHQAKPVSEELDVKSCQFDSERVDYADQEIMVKNFLEVSDESNLLPALVSKETRKTKRVTLVLDLDETLIHSTMTQYDSGADFTIQILLDKEYTVYVRKRPFLHEFLERVSKMFEIIIFTASKKIYAEKLLDVLDPEKKLFSHRAYRDSCLFQDGTYTKDLTVLGIDLAKVAIVDNSPQVFRLQVNNGIPIESWFDDPSDSALMSLLPFLEKLVDVDDVRPIIAEKFGNKF; translated from the exons ATGCCAGCAGTTAAAATGGTGGCCAAATCACCTATCACTTGCAAAAGAGATGGGAAGTATCCTCGTGTGTCTCATAAGTCAAATAGGATATGCCATAGAGTATGCAAAAGACCGCGTTCGATGGTCGGAGTTACCAATGAAGTGGAAAATTTAGATCTATCAAGCCAAATACCTTGTAATGGTG ATAAAGAATCTCCAAAGGAGGGTAACAATGAAGAACACCAAATGTCTTCCAATATAGATACATATGTGGGGCAGAACGGTCTTTCATTCAATGGTTGTGCAGAGTTAGTAGTAGAAACG CAGGATTCTTTTCCGGTTTCTGTTCCCGCAATCTCAGATTCAGATGCATTGTTGGCTTATTTTTACAGATCTGACGATAATCTATTTGATGGAG TTAATGGGGATGAAATCAATACCCAACCTGATCAAGTGGATGCTAATAACTTTTCTAATTTCCAAACACCATATATGCTGGACTTGTATATGGATGAAGCATGTCTTGATGGGTTTTCCTTTGACGGGATGAATCTATTTGATGATAGTCTTTACTATAGTATCCTTAACGATCTTGAACTTTTTGAGACAAATATGATGTATGATCTTCCTGCTCTTGAGGACACCATAGGAGCACCTAATTACCAATATGTAGAGTCTTCTGAAGAGGTTCATGAGCAGATTCCAGATTCTTCATGGTTCAATTCCATTTGCCATCAGGCCAAGCCGGTTTCTGAAGAACTTGATGTCAAGTCCTGTCAGTTTGATTCTGAAAGAGTCGATTATGCTGATCAAGAGATAATGGTAAAAAACTTCTTGGAGGTATCTGACGAATCTAACTTGTTGCCAGCTCTAGTAAGCAAGGAGACGAGGAAAACCAAGCGTGTCACCCTTGTTCTTGATTTGGATG AAACTCTGATCCACTCTACAATGACGCAATATGATAGTGGTGCTGACTTCACAATTCAAATTTTACTTGATAAGGAGTACACTGTTTATGTGCGAAAAAGGCCCTTCCTTCACGAGTTTTTGGAGAGAGTATCGAAGATGTTTGAAATAATCATTTTCACAGCTAGTAAAAAGATTTATGCTGAAAAGTTGCTAGATGTTCTTGATCCTGAAAAAAAGCTTTTTTCTCATCGAGCATACCGGGATTCGTGCCTCTTTCAAGATGGTACCTACACCAAAGATTTGACTGTTCTTGGAATTGACCTTGCAAAAGTAGCCATAGTAGACAACTCTCCTCAG GTGTTCAGGTTGCAAGTTAACAATGGAATTCCTATAGAGAGTTGGTTTGATGATCCATCTGATTCTGCCTTAATGTCTCTACTTCCTTTTCTGGAGAAACTGGTCGATGTAGATGATGTCCGCCCCATTATTGCGGAGAAATTTGGGAATAAATTTTAG
- the LOC127085967 gene encoding uncharacterized protein LOC127085967 isoform X2, protein MPAVKMVAKSPITCKRDGKYPRVSHKSNRICHRVCKRPRSMVGVTNEVENLDLSSQIPCNGDKESPKEGNNEEHQMSSNIDTYVGQNGLSFNGCAELVVETDSFPVSVPAISDSDALLAYFYRSDDNLFDGVNGDEINTQPDQVDANNFSNFQTPYMLDLYMDEACLDGFSFDGMNLFDDSLYYSILNDLELFETNMMYDLPALEDTIGAPNYQYVESSEEVHEQIPDSSWFNSICHQAKPVSEELDVKSCQFDSERVDYADQEIMVKNFLEVSDESNLLPALVSKETRKTKRVTLVLDLDETLIHSTMTQYDSGADFTIQILLDKEYTVYVRKRPFLHEFLERVSKMFEIIIFTASKKIYAEKLLDVLDPEKKLFSHRAYRDSCLFQDGTYTKDLTVLGIDLAKVAIVDNSPQVFRLQVNNGIPIESWFDDPSDSALMSLLPFLEKLVDVDDVRPIIAEKFGNKF, encoded by the exons ATGCCAGCAGTTAAAATGGTGGCCAAATCACCTATCACTTGCAAAAGAGATGGGAAGTATCCTCGTGTGTCTCATAAGTCAAATAGGATATGCCATAGAGTATGCAAAAGACCGCGTTCGATGGTCGGAGTTACCAATGAAGTGGAAAATTTAGATCTATCAAGCCAAATACCTTGTAATGGTG ATAAAGAATCTCCAAAGGAGGGTAACAATGAAGAACACCAAATGTCTTCCAATATAGATACATATGTGGGGCAGAACGGTCTTTCATTCAATGGTTGTGCAGAGTTAGTAGTAGAAACG GATTCTTTTCCGGTTTCTGTTCCCGCAATCTCAGATTCAGATGCATTGTTGGCTTATTTTTACAGATCTGACGATAATCTATTTGATGGAG TTAATGGGGATGAAATCAATACCCAACCTGATCAAGTGGATGCTAATAACTTTTCTAATTTCCAAACACCATATATGCTGGACTTGTATATGGATGAAGCATGTCTTGATGGGTTTTCCTTTGACGGGATGAATCTATTTGATGATAGTCTTTACTATAGTATCCTTAACGATCTTGAACTTTTTGAGACAAATATGATGTATGATCTTCCTGCTCTTGAGGACACCATAGGAGCACCTAATTACCAATATGTAGAGTCTTCTGAAGAGGTTCATGAGCAGATTCCAGATTCTTCATGGTTCAATTCCATTTGCCATCAGGCCAAGCCGGTTTCTGAAGAACTTGATGTCAAGTCCTGTCAGTTTGATTCTGAAAGAGTCGATTATGCTGATCAAGAGATAATGGTAAAAAACTTCTTGGAGGTATCTGACGAATCTAACTTGTTGCCAGCTCTAGTAAGCAAGGAGACGAGGAAAACCAAGCGTGTCACCCTTGTTCTTGATTTGGATG AAACTCTGATCCACTCTACAATGACGCAATATGATAGTGGTGCTGACTTCACAATTCAAATTTTACTTGATAAGGAGTACACTGTTTATGTGCGAAAAAGGCCCTTCCTTCACGAGTTTTTGGAGAGAGTATCGAAGATGTTTGAAATAATCATTTTCACAGCTAGTAAAAAGATTTATGCTGAAAAGTTGCTAGATGTTCTTGATCCTGAAAAAAAGCTTTTTTCTCATCGAGCATACCGGGATTCGTGCCTCTTTCAAGATGGTACCTACACCAAAGATTTGACTGTTCTTGGAATTGACCTTGCAAAAGTAGCCATAGTAGACAACTCTCCTCAG GTGTTCAGGTTGCAAGTTAACAATGGAATTCCTATAGAGAGTTGGTTTGATGATCCATCTGATTCTGCCTTAATGTCTCTACTTCCTTTTCTGGAGAAACTGGTCGATGTAGATGATGTCCGCCCCATTATTGCGGAGAAATTTGGGAATAAATTTTAG